One stretch of Armigeres subalbatus isolate Guangzhou_Male chromosome 2, GZ_Asu_2, whole genome shotgun sequence DNA includes these proteins:
- the LOC134216421 gene encoding peroxisomal biogenesis factor 19, with protein sequence MSESNKKPDTAAGQSSADKELDDLLDSALEDFSKQKEEGGKSSESTDAQHDDPPTEQLWNEEFISSQAKMFEEKMAALFGGGNGEVDAEQITLGFQRIAEAAALAVRGEATNPTTEAVDPSISQSITDALRGLSEGRENLQTPFSPEDIAGMFGNIDLNEGGENNAFLPFMQSMMQSLLSAEVLLPSLKDLTEKYPDWLEKNGETIPKEDKERYEKQLKLMEEVCRELEKEKPDDSAEEKRVRFQTVLDMMQNMQDLGQPPADLVGDIGPGNLNLPTIDPAAFSDPNQCATS encoded by the exons ATGTCAGAAAGCAACAAGAAACCAGATACAGCCGCTGGACAGAGTTCCGCCGACAAGGAACTAGACGACCTACTAGACA GTGCACTAGAAGATTTCAGTAAACAGAAAGAGGAAGGCGGAAAATCATCCGAAAGCACGGATGCGCAACATGACGATCCCCCGACGGAGCAGTTGTGGAATGAGGAATTTATCTC ATCTCAAGCCAAAATGTTCGAGGAAAAAATGGCAGCGCTGTTCGGTGGCGGAAATGGAGAAGTGGACGCAGAGCAGATCACGCTGGGATTCCAGAGAATTGCTGAAGCGGCTGCACTGGCAGTACGAGGAGAAGCTACCAACCCTACAACAGAGGCAGTAGATCCTTCGATCAGCCAGAGTATAACCGATGCTTTGCGAGGGTTGAGTGAAGGCCGCGAGAACCTGCAAACCCCATTCAGTCCGGAAGACATTGCCGGCATGTTTGGAAACATCGATCTCAACGAAGGCGGCGAAAACAATGCATTCTTACCTTTTATGCAAAGTATGATGCAGAGTTTGCTGTCGGCAGAGGTTTTACTGCCAAGTTTGAAAGATCTTACCGAGAAATATCCCGATTGGTTGGAGAAAAACGGAGAAACAATCCCCAAAGAGGACAAAGAGCGATACGAGAAACAGCTCAAGCTAATGGAAGAAGTGTGTCGTGAACTGGAAAAAGAAAAACCAGATGATTCAGCCGAGGAGAAGCGAGTGCGCTTCCAGACGGTGCTAGATATGATGCAGAATATGCAAGACTTGGGACAACCGCCGGCAGATCTCGTTGGAGATATCGGACCTGGCAATCTGAACTTGCCTACGATAGACCCAGCTGCATTCAGCGATCCCAACCAATGTGCCACGAGCTAA